Proteins from one Cryptomeria japonica chromosome 4, Sugi_1.0, whole genome shotgun sequence genomic window:
- the LOC131875184 gene encoding replication protein A 70 kDa DNA-binding subunit A-like: MISEDKSSTSKRSLQFATELPSSQTTTSENISPIKTLNPYQNKWMIKGRVTHKRPIKAYSTATKNGHVFSFDIVDYEGSEIRITCFDEIAKLHSNRVDIGSHYLISKGSIKEVNARYNKLNNHLEITLSDASILKRCTNEEQEDQQGPPFMPINELFHLTNNTLVDIIGLVLYVGDIIPIHKKDGSQTHKHVVKISDLSDSTIDINLWGPMAEQKGLELKNMLSNDSVVILALRNARVGYFNGKLINITAATTLHINPTFPKVDLLTLRGKDPLLVVPFVAETIHIDGKYSRMTISSIREWMSIKPETIQRTLLAVLRFVNITDQNFYYAACPLIVNGRPCKKKCTQQVDDSWFCSRCQMTMQDCNYSYLLPLKLQDATGTLWAIAFDEGSIHLLHKTAKQLCALQNDVTTIETTSSVIKRLLSCHYSFTLLVSIEAYNSETKIKVTVNKVAHVDFKAECHALLAEIG; encoded by the coding sequence atgATATCTGAGGATAAATCATCAACATCTAAACGATCTCTTCAATTTGCCACTGAATTGCCATCCTCGCAAACAACAACTTCTGAAAATATAAGCCCTATAAAAactttgaatccataccaaaataaatggaTGATCAAAGGGAGAGTTACTCATAAACGACCTATTAAGGCATATAGCACAGCCACAAAAAATGGCCATgtgtttagctttgacattgttgaTTATGAAGGTTCTGAAATTAGAATTACATGTTTTGATGAGATAGCTAAGTTACACTCTAACCGTGTGGACATAGGTTCACATTATCTTATTTCAAAGGGATCTATTAAGGAGGTAAATGCAAGGTACAATAAACTAAACAATCATTTAGAAATAACCTTGTCTGATGCATCCATACTAAAACGCTGCACCAATGAagaacaagaagatcaacaaggtccTCCTTTCATGCCCATTAATGAATTGTTTCATCTAACAAATAACACGCTGGTTGACATTATTGGCCTTGTTCTATatgttggagatatcattccaatACACAAGAAAGATGGCAGTCAAACACACAAACATGTTGTGAAAATTAGTGATCTATCTGattcaacaattgacatcaacctaTGGGGTCCAATGGCAGAACAAAAAGGCCTGGAATTGAAAAATATGTTGAGCAATGATAGTGTGGTTATCCTTGCTTTACGTAATGCTCGTGTTGGCTATTTCAATGGGAAGCTTATAAACATAACAGCTGCAACCACATTACATATCAACCCAACTTTTCCAAAAGTAGACCTTCTAACGTTAAGAGGAAAGGACCCTTTGCTTGTTGTACCCTTTGTTGCAgaaactatccacatagatggTAAATATAGTAGAATGACTATTTCTTCAATCCGTGAGTGGATGAGCATCAAACCAGAAACAATTCAGAGAACTTTGCTAGCCGTTCTGCGCTTTGTAAACATAACTGACCAAAATTTCTATTACGCAGCCTGTCCACTAATAGTCAATGGAAGGCCTTGCAAGAAAAAATGTACACAGCAAGTTGATGATTCTTGGTTTTGCTCTAGATGTCAAATGACTATGCAAGACTGTAATTATAGTTACCTCTTGCCACTGAAGTTACAAGATGCCACAGGTACTCTATGGGCCATTGCATTTGATGAGGGTAGcattcacttgctacacaaaactgcAAAACAACTTTGTGCACTACAAAATGATGTAACAACAATAGAGACAACTTCCTCAGTGATTAAGAGACTACTGTCATGTCACTATTCATTCACACTACTGGTTTCCATTGAGGCATATAATTCAGAAACAAAGATAAAAGTGACAGTCAATAAAGTTGCTCATGTTGACTTCAAAGCTGAGTGTCATGCACTACTTGCAGAAATTGGCTGA
- the LOC131060412 gene encoding cytochrome P450 72A14-like: MIQKMLSIGFGEGLLTVNGYKWSQQRRIVAPAFHVEKRKLQASVDIMSMCTDQLVNEWNEIIKEAAESPCELELTGFMGRISADIL; this comes from the exons ATGATTCAGAAGATGTTATCTATTGGATTTGGTGAGGGATTGCTCACTGTTAATGGGTATAAATGGTCCCAACAGCGCAGAATTGTGGCCCCTGCTTTTCATGTAGAAAAACGCAAG CTACAGGCCTCTGTTGACATCATGTCCATGTGCACAGATCAATTGGTAAACGAGTGGAATGAGATTATAAAGGAAGCTGCAGAGAGCCCTTGTGAATTAGAGCTAACTGGTTTTATGGGTAGGATATCTGCAGACATTTTATGA
- the LOC131855844 gene encoding cytochrome P450 709B2-like produces MDYKKGGKEIYDDIKGLEDIMNHNYRYLWLPGTSYIPMPSNLEAWKRRRRLENNLKQMIEKRKESGSYGDDLLGLMLSETDNVSSDDKNFQYTTQQVIDECKTFFLAGRETTSVLLSWAILLLALNQDWQQKAHEEANAICGNNNPIMDCLGKLKIIGMILNETLRLYPPAVGIVRQAFKDLKLRDDFIIPKGVNVVVNILSVHRDPRYWGSDADEFRPQRFRDGISRATNNHPYAFIPFASGPRACIGQSFAMLEAKVVIAMMVKNFRFNVSKGYRHAPLVSTTLRAQHGIPILVERISGN; encoded by the exons ATGGACTACAAGAAAGGGGGAAAAGAAATATACGATGACATCAAGGGGCTAGAGGATATTATGAACCACAACTATCGTTATCTGTGGCTCCCAGGTACCAG CTATATCCCTATGCCCTCAAATCTGGAGGCTTGGAAGCGGAGAAGAAGATTGGAGAATAACTTGAAACAGATGATAGAGAAAAGAAAAGAGAGTGGATCATATGGGGACGATCTTCTTGGCTTGATGCTGTCAGAAACAGATAATGTTTCTTCAGATGACAAGAATTTCCAGTACACAACACAGCAAGTAATTGATGAGTGCAAAACATTCTTCTTGGCAGGAAGAGAAACAACCAGTGTTCTGCTATCATGGGCAATACTTTTGTTGGCTCTCAACCAGGATTGGCAACAAAAAGCTCACGAAGAAGCAAATGCAATCTGTGGAAACAACAATCCCATCATGGATTGTTTAGGAAAGCTCAAAATT ATTGGGATGATATTGAACGAGACACTGAGATTGTATCCACCTGCAGTAGGCATCGTCAGGCAGGCCTTCAAAGACTTAAAACTAAGAGATGATTTTATAATTCCCAAGGGTGTGAATGTGGTGGTGAATATTTTATCAGTACACAGAGATCCCAGGTACTGGGGAAGTGATGCAGATGAGTTCAGGCCACAGCGTTTCAGAGATGGAATAAGCAGAGCTACAAACAATCATCCGTATGCCTTCATTCCATTTGCTAGTGGGCCAAGAGCATGTATAGGACAGAGTTTTGCTATGTTGGAAGCAAAAGTTGTGATAGCTATGATGGTGAAGAACTTCAGATTTAATGTATCCAAGGGGTATAGGCATGCTCCTTTGGTCTCCACCACTCTCAGAGCTCAACATGGAATACCAATCTTGGTGGAAAGAATCAGTGGAAATTAG